CGTGGGCGACATCACGACCACTTGCCCGGTCGAGAGCCTCGCGGCCGACGCGGGCGACGTGGTGCTGGAGACGCTGTCGGTCGATGTCAGCGAACGCGGCGCTACCCGGATGGACGACATGACCTCCGAAGCATCCATGGAAAAACGCAAGAAAGACGGTTACTTCTGATGAGCGCGACGACCACTGCTACCCCTGTGAACACCGCCACCGCTAATGTGCACGGCGACACCGGCACCGCCCTGCGCTTCATCACCTGCGGCTCTGTCGACGACGGAAAGAGCACGCTCATCGGCCGCCTGCTGGTCGACAGCAAGACCGTGCTGCAAGACCAGCTGGCCGGCGTGCAGCGCGGCGGCGAAACCGACCTTGCCCTGCTGACCGACGGCCTCTCGGCCGAGCGCGAGCAAGGCATCACGATCGACGTGGCGTATCGCTACTTCTCGACCGCCAAGCGCAAGTTCATCATCGGCGACGCGCCGGGCCACGAGCAGTACACGCGCAACATGGTCACGGCCGCCTCGGCCGCCGACGCCGCCGTGGTGCTGGTCGATGCGACCAAGCTGGCCTGGGCTGCCGAAGTGGAAGACGGCACCGTGGTCAAGCGCGAACTGCTGCCGCAGACGCGCCGCCACACGTTGCTGTGCCATCTGCTGCGCGTGCAGTCGATCGTGTTCGCAATCAACAAGCTCGACGCCATCGACGACGCCGGCCTCGCCTTCGAACGCATCTCGACCGCGCTGAACGCCTTTGCCGAAGCGGCTGGCGTGCAGGTGGCAGGCATCGTGCCGATCTCGGCGCTCAAGGGCTGGAATGTGGCCACGCGCCATGCCGACTGGGTCGGCTACGAAGGCCCGAGCCTGCTCGAGCTGCTCGAAGAGCTGCCCGTCACGGCGCAGGACGAGGACGTGCCTTTCGCCTTCCCGGTGCAGTGGGTCGAGAAGTTCTCTTCTTCCGCCGACACCTCGCAGGGCCGCCGCGTGTTCTGGGGCCGCGTCGCCTCGGGCCACGTGGAACCCGGCCAGCGCGTGACCGTGCTGCCGAGCAACCAGACCGCCACGGTCGCGCAGGTGCTCAGCCACACGCGCCAGCCGAAGGCGGTGCATGCGGGCCACAGCGCCGGCATCGTGCTCGACCGCGAGGTCGACGTGTCGCGCGGCGATTGGCTGCTGGCACCCGGCGCCTTCGAGCCGGTGCGCGAGATCACCGCCACCGTGGCCTGGCTCGACGACGAGCCGCTGGTCGCAGGCCGCGTGTACTGGGCGCTGCAGGGCCACCGCTGGGTCAAGGCCAAGGTGGCGCGCATCGTCGATCGCGTGAACATCACGACGCTCGAATCGGAGCCGGCAACGCAGCTGGAAGCCAATGCCATCGGCGACGTGGTACTGGCATTGCAGCAGCCGCTGGCCGTGCTGCCCTTCACGCAATCGCGTGCATTGGGCTCCCTGGTGCTGGTCGATACGGCCTCCCACAAGACCGCTGCTGCCGTGCTTGTGCAGCCCGCCGCCGCAAAGGCCTAAAATCTCGGGTTTCCCCCGATCTCACACTGACGTTAAAAGACAAATGACTCACGTCGTCTCCGAAGCCTGCATCCGTTGCAAATACACCGACTGCGTGGACGTTTGCCCCGTCGACTGCTTCCGCGAAGGTCCCAACATGCTGGTGATCGACCCGGATGAATGCATCGACTGCGCAGTCTGCATCCCCGAATGCCCGGTCAACGCGATCTACGCCGAGGAAGACCTGCCGGCCAACCAGATCGCCTTCATCAAGATCAACGCCGAGCTGGCCCTGGCCGACGGCTGGAAGAGCATCACCAAGCGCAAGCCTGCTCTGCCTGACGCCGAAGAGTGGAAAGACAAGACGGACAAGATCGGGGAGCTGGTGCGCTGAGCACCTTGGCTACCCCCATCGAAACCGACGCCCTGATCGTCGGTGCCGGCCCCGTGGGGCTGTTCCAGGCCTTCCAGCTGGGCCTGCTCGAAATCTCCTGCCATATCGTCGACGCACTGCCCGCCGCGGGCGGCCAGTGCGTGGCGCTGTATGGCGACAAGCCGATCTACGACATTCCCGGCACGCCCGTGACCAGCGGGCGCGACCTGGCGCAGTCGCTGTTGCAGCAGGTGGCGCCGTTCAGGCCGCAGTTTCATTTCGGCGAGCAGGTTGCCACGCTGGAGCGCCAGGCTGACGAGCGTTTGCTGCTGACGACTTCGGCCGGCAAGGCGTTCCTTGCGAAGACGGTGTTCATTGCCGCCGGTGTCGGGGCCTTCGTGCCCAAGCGCATCGCAGTCGAAGGCATTGCGCAGTTCGAAGGCAGCTCACTCTTCTATCACCCCGATTCGCTGGACCGCTTTGCCGGGCAGACGGTGGTGGTCAATGGCGGCGACGACATCGCGCTGGAAACGGCCATCGCGCTCACGGCGATCGCGAAGCAGGTCACGCTGGTGCACCGGCGCGACGGCTTCCAGGCTGACGAGGGCAACGTCTCAACAATGCGCGCCATCGCAGACTCGGGCGATCTGACCTTCAAGGTCGGCCAGCCCACCGCTTTCGATGGCAAGCGACTGCAGATCACCACGCCTGACGCAACGACTGTCGATCTGCCGCTCGACGCGCTGATCGCCTGTCTCGGCATCTCGCCGCGCCTCGGCCCCATCGCCGATTGGGGCCTGGAGTTGGAGCGCAAGCAGGTGCCGGTCGACACCGAGAAGTACGAAACCCGCGAACGCGGCGTGTTCGCGGTGGGTGACATCAACACCTACCCGGGCAAGAAGAAGCTCATCGTCTGTGGCTTCCACGAAGCCACGCTGGCCGCCTGGGGCGCCACGGCCATCGTGTTCGCGGGCAAGGCTGTGCCGCTGCAGTACACGACCACCAGCACGCGGCTGCACGAGCTGCTGGGCGTTTCCGGCTCCCGCTAACGCGCGCCGGGCAGCAGCGCCCGGTATTCGCCGATGAAGCTGCCGATGGCGGCAACGTAGCGGTCGATGTCCGCATCCGTCAACGGCAGCGACAGCACGACGAAGCCGCGCGGCGAGGTGTAGATGCCTTCGCTCAGCAGGTGGAAAAAAAGCAGCTGGCGCAGGCGCCCATCGACTGGAGCCAGATCGTCGATGCTGCGCACCTCGCCAGCCACGAAATGCGCGTTCATCAGCGAGCCCAGCCCGGTGAACTGCATCGCAACGCCCTCTTTCGCGCACAGCGCATTGAGCCTCGCCCGCATCGCCTCGCCCCGCTCTGCCAGCGCACCGGCGGCCTCGGGCGTGAACAGCTTGGTGAGGCCTGCGTAACCGGCGGCCATCGTCAGCACGTTGTTGTTGAAGGTACCCGAGTGGGCCAGCGACCCGGTGCGCGGGTCGAACAGCGCCATCACGTCGGCACGCCCTCCGAAAGCGCCGAAGGACATGCCGCCGCCGATGTACTTGCCCAGCGTGGTGAGGTCCGAGCGGATGCCCAGCTTGTTCGCCAGCCCGTGCGGCGCCAGACGCGAGGTCATCACCTCGTCGAAAACCAGCAGCGCGCCCACACGCGTGGCCGACTCGCGCAGCGTCTGCAGGAAGTCGAGGCTCCCCGGAATGCAGCCGCTCGCCCCCTGCATCGGCTCGAGCAGAACTGCGGCGATCTCGGCGCCGTGCTTCTCGATCTGCTCGCGCGCCGTCTGCGCATCGTTGTAGGGCAGCACGAGGAAGTCGAACGGCACCGTCGTCGGCAGCGGCTTGGCGCCAAAGCCCAGCACGCCGCCGTGGTAGCCGCCCGCAAACACCACGATCTTGCGGCGCCCTGTGAAGTGCAGCGCGGCAGTCAGCGCCATCAGGTTCGCCTCGGTGCCCGAGTTGGTGAAGCGCAACTGCTCGATCTGCGGAAAGCGCTCGCAGATGAGCCTTGCCAGCCGGCCTTCGAGCAGGTTGTGGCCCGTGAGGTTGATGCCGCTTTGCATCGCCTCGGCGACGGCGTCGCGGATCTCGGGCGCGGTGTGGCCGTAGACGCCGGCCGTGTACTCGGCGATGAAGTCGGCATAGCGGTGGCCATCGGCATCCCACAGCGCGGCCCCCTCCCCCTTAGCGATGGTCAGCGGAAACGGCGCGTAGAACAGCACCGAACGGCTGTTGGCTCCGGGCATGTAGCGCGCCTGTTCCTCGAACTGATGGCGGCTGGCGGGGTTGCTCTCGGTGAAGCGCTGGTATGCGCCGGCAAGAGCCTGGTCGATGGCGGCATGGGTCATGGCGGATGTCCTTCGGGTGGTGATGCGATCGTCGCTTGCGGCGCAGTTTATTGTTCAGTGCTCAATTAATATTGTTTATACAGTCAACCCGGCTGCCGCACAATGGCCGCAACCATGACGAAGAAATCGCCTCCCAAGCCCCGTACGGCCGGCCGCCCCGCCGGCGGTGGCGGTCTGACGAAACAACGCATCGCCGAAGTCGCACTGGCGCAGATCGACGAATTCGGCCTGGGCGCCTTCAGCATGCGCGAGGTCGCGGCGCGGCTCGACGTCTATCCGGCCACGGTGCACTGGCACGTGAGCACACGCGAGGCGCTGCTGGCCGAGGTAGCCGCCACCGTCATGGCCGAAGTCACGCCGCCGCCCGGCAAGCTCGACTGGCAGGCATGGATCGCCGAACTGTTCCGCCGCTGCCGCACCGCGGTGCGGCGCCACCCGAACGTGGCGCAACTGCTGGGCGCACAACTTGTGTCGAACGGCAGCCTGCCGATCGAGCTGGTCGAAGGCGTGCTGGCGGCGCTGACCGAGGCCGGCTTCGAGGGCGAGCCCCTGCTGGAGGCCTACAACTGCGTGGTCGCGGCGATGCTGGGCTTCCTGACGATGGAGTTCTCGCCCCTGCCCGTGGACAACACCCAGGCCTGGGCCGAGGAGCTGCGCGAGCGCGTGCACACGATTCGCCCGCTCGACCACCCGGTGCTCACGCGCAACCTGGCGCAGCTGGCCAACAAGGCCTTCATCCTGCGATGGGATAACGGCACCACCGTGCCGCTCGACAACAGCTTCGAGCGGCACATCCAGATCACCATCGACGGGCTGGAGGCGTTCGCGCGTAGGGTCAGGGCTGCCTAGGCCCCAGCAGCTCGTACAGCACCATGCGCGTCTGCCTGCCGCGCAGCTCGGCCATCTCCTCGATGCGGCGCGTGGCGAGCCGCCCGCCGAGCCCCTCGAACGTCGTCTCCGAGATCAGCGTGCGCGTGCCCAGTTCCTTGTTGGCGCCCTCGATGCGGCTTGCCGCGTTGATCGCGTCGCCGATGGCGGTGTAAGACAGGCGATTGCTCGACCCGAGCACGCCGGCGATCACGTGGCCGGTGTGGATGCCTACGCGCGTGCGGAATTCGTGCAGGCCTTCGCCCCGCCACTTGCCGTTGAGCACGTCCATTTCGGCATGCAGTTCGAGCGCCGCGATGCAGGCCCGGAATTCCGCATCTTCCAGGTCGGAGGGCGCGCCCCACAGCACCATGATGCCGTCGCCCATGAACTTGTCGATCACACCGCCATGCCGCGCAAAGATGCCGGCCGCCAGGTTGAAGTACTCGGTCAATTGCCTCACGAGCACATCGGCTTCCATCGATTCGGAGATGGTGGTGAAGCCCTCCACGTCAGTGAACATCGCGGTGATGCGGCGCGGCGAGCCGCTGGGCGCCAGCGCGTGGCCCTCGGCAACGAGCTGGCGGATGATGTCCACCGGCACGAACTTGCGAAAGGCCTGCAGGCTGCGCGCCGATTCGTCCAGCGCCTGGTTCAGATGCTGGATCTCCAGCACCCGGCTCGGCTCGAGCGGCAGGTTGTCGAGCTCCAGCCGCCCGATGCGGCGCGCGACGAGCGCGAGGTTTTCGATCGGCTGGGTCACGAGCTTCGACAGCCGCAGCGAGATGAACAGCGCGATGCCGAGAAAGCTCAGTGTCAGAAGCAATGACCACAGCACCGTGCGCTGCAGGCCGCCCAGTAGTAGCTCTTCGGGCTCCCAGCTGACGAGTTGCCACCTGGTGTGCGGTATGTGCGACGTCTGTACGAGATAGCGGCGCCCTTCGTGCTCGATGGAAAAAGCCATGTCGTCAGCGCCGCCCGCCGTGCTGGCGGCGAGCATGTGTGCATGTAGGGCGCCGAGCACGCCGCTGTCGGGCGATTCCAGCCGGCGCACGGGGTCGGGGTGGTCGCTGCGCGCAATCA
This is a stretch of genomic DNA from Variovorax paradoxus. It encodes these proteins:
- a CDS encoding aspartate aminotransferase family protein; translation: MTHAAIDQALAGAYQRFTESNPASRHQFEEQARYMPGANSRSVLFYAPFPLTIAKGEGAALWDADGHRYADFIAEYTAGVYGHTAPEIRDAVAEAMQSGINLTGHNLLEGRLARLICERFPQIEQLRFTNSGTEANLMALTAALHFTGRRKIVVFAGGYHGGVLGFGAKPLPTTVPFDFLVLPYNDAQTAREQIEKHGAEIAAVLLEPMQGASGCIPGSLDFLQTLRESATRVGALLVFDEVMTSRLAPHGLANKLGIRSDLTTLGKYIGGGMSFGAFGGRADVMALFDPRTGSLAHSGTFNNNVLTMAAGYAGLTKLFTPEAAGALAERGEAMRARLNALCAKEGVAMQFTGLGSLMNAHFVAGEVRSIDDLAPVDGRLRQLLFFHLLSEGIYTSPRGFVVLSLPLTDADIDRYVAAIGSFIGEYRALLPGAR
- a CDS encoding sulfate adenylyltransferase subunit 1 codes for the protein MSATTTATPVNTATANVHGDTGTALRFITCGSVDDGKSTLIGRLLVDSKTVLQDQLAGVQRGGETDLALLTDGLSAEREQGITIDVAYRYFSTAKRKFIIGDAPGHEQYTRNMVTAASAADAAVVLVDATKLAWAAEVEDGTVVKRELLPQTRRHTLLCHLLRVQSIVFAINKLDAIDDAGLAFERISTALNAFAEAAGVQVAGIVPISALKGWNVATRHADWVGYEGPSLLELLEELPVTAQDEDVPFAFPVQWVEKFSSSADTSQGRRVFWGRVASGHVEPGQRVTVLPSNQTATVAQVLSHTRQPKAVHAGHSAGIVLDREVDVSRGDWLLAPGAFEPVREITATVAWLDDEPLVAGRVYWALQGHRWVKAKVARIVDRVNITTLESEPATQLEANAIGDVVLALQQPLAVLPFTQSRALGSLVLVDTASHKTAAAVLVQPAAAKA
- the fdxA gene encoding ferredoxin FdxA; translated protein: MTHVVSEACIRCKYTDCVDVCPVDCFREGPNMLVIDPDECIDCAVCIPECPVNAIYAEEDLPANQIAFIKINAELALADGWKSITKRKPALPDAEEWKDKTDKIGELVR
- a CDS encoding TetR/AcrR family transcriptional regulator, giving the protein MTKKSPPKPRTAGRPAGGGGLTKQRIAEVALAQIDEFGLGAFSMREVAARLDVYPATVHWHVSTREALLAEVAATVMAEVTPPPGKLDWQAWIAELFRRCRTAVRRHPNVAQLLGAQLVSNGSLPIELVEGVLAALTEAGFEGEPLLEAYNCVVAAMLGFLTMEFSPLPVDNTQAWAEELRERVHTIRPLDHPVLTRNLAQLANKAFILRWDNGTTVPLDNSFERHIQITIDGLEAFARRVRAA
- a CDS encoding adenylate/guanylate cyclase domain-containing protein, with the protein product MADRDFAGSGLRRFRVDVGTIICAVALLQSLLLVAFGYWAAEKLVSRVGTASHKINHDRVEDNVLAFLAKTEGVIRSIADSPSVHATGEDGEQTAEMLWTMLEQTPELDSINVATDDGHVLMAVRYPTPAIRQVLRGPDFSTETWQYKRSPDAEGGDAKQRFATTAISAYRSDFDPEKRTWYREAMKAHGPVWTQPFLMSDSRELAIGHSLPSARVDDEGHTRQLVIDGNVSLGHLSKLVRIFGALGTGESALLSSDHHVIARSDHPDPVRRLESPDSGVLGALHAHMLAASTAGGADDMAFSIEHEGRRYLVQTSHIPHTRWQLVSWEPEELLLGGLQRTVLWSLLLTLSFLGIALFISLRLSKLVTQPIENLALVARRIGRLELDNLPLEPSRVLEIQHLNQALDESARSLQAFRKFVPVDIIRQLVAEGHALAPSGSPRRITAMFTDVEGFTTISESMEADVLVRQLTEYFNLAAGIFARHGGVIDKFMGDGIMVLWGAPSDLEDAEFRACIAALELHAEMDVLNGKWRGEGLHEFRTRVGIHTGHVIAGVLGSSNRLSYTAIGDAINAASRIEGANKELGTRTLISETTFEGLGGRLATRRIEEMAELRGRQTRMVLYELLGPRQP
- a CDS encoding NAD(P)/FAD-dependent oxidoreductase, translated to MERQDGQDRGAGALSTLATPIETDALIVGAGPVGLFQAFQLGLLEISCHIVDALPAAGGQCVALYGDKPIYDIPGTPVTSGRDLAQSLLQQVAPFRPQFHFGEQVATLERQADERLLLTTSAGKAFLAKTVFIAAGVGAFVPKRIAVEGIAQFEGSSLFYHPDSLDRFAGQTVVVNGGDDIALETAIALTAIAKQVTLVHRRDGFQADEGNVSTMRAIADSGDLTFKVGQPTAFDGKRLQITTPDATTVDLPLDALIACLGISPRLGPIADWGLELERKQVPVDTEKYETRERGVFAVGDINTYPGKKKLIVCGFHEATLAAWGATAIVFAGKAVPLQYTTTSTRLHELLGVSGSR